The following are from one region of the Nicotiana tomentosiformis chromosome 7, ASM39032v3, whole genome shotgun sequence genome:
- the LOC104087486 gene encoding trifunctional UDP-glucose 4,6-dehydratase/UDP-4-keto-6-deoxy-D-glucose 3,5-epimerase/UDP-4-keto-L-rhamnose-reductase RHM1-like, producing the protein MSTYTPKNILITGAAGFIASHVANRLVRSYPDYKIVVLDKLDYCSNLKNLNPSRSSPNFKFVKGDIGSADLVNYLLITESIDTIMHFAAQTHVDNSFGNSFEFTKNNIYGTHVLLEACKVTGQIRRFIHVSTDEVYGETDEDAVVGNHEASQLLPTNPYSATKAGAEMLVMAYGRSYGLPVITTRGNNVYGPNQFPEKLIPKFINLAMRGKPLPIHGDGSNVRSYLYCEDVAEAFEVVLHRGEVGHVYNIGTKKERRVIDVAKDLCKLFNKDPDASIQFVENRPFNDQRYFLDDQKLKNLGWSERTTWEEGLKKTMDWYISNPDWWGDVSGALLPHPRMLMMPGGVERGAEKDDSGSSECSGNSNQTRMVVPASKIGNPPNKSPYKFLIYGRTGWIGGLLGKLCEKQGIPYEYGRGRLQDRSQLLADIHAVKPTHVFNAAGVTGRPNVDWCESHKTETIRTNVAGTLNLADVCKEHGLLMMNFATGCIFEYDAAHPEGSGIGFKEEDMPNFAGSFYSKTKAMVEELLKEYENVCTLRVRMPISSDLSNPRNFITKISRYNKVVNIPNSMTILDELLPISIEMAKRNLRGIWNFTNPGVVSHNEILEMYKKYINPEFTWANFTLEEQAKVIVAARSNNEMDASKLKKEFPELLPIKESLVKYVFEPNRKTAA; encoded by the exons ATGTCGACGTATACTCCTAAGAATATACTCATTACTGGGGCTGCAGGGTTTATTGCATCTCATGTTGCCAACCGCCTTGTTCGGAGTTACCCCGACTACAAAATCGTTGTGCTTGACAAGCTTGATTATTGCTCCAACCTGAAAAACCTTAATCCATCTCGATCCTCCCCTAATTTCAAGTTTGTTAAGGGAGACATTGGCAGTGCTGATCTTGTTAACTACCTTCTCATCACTGAGTCCATTGACACTATAATGCACTTTGCTGCTCAGACCCATGTTGACAACTCCTTTGGTAATAGCTTTGAGTTCACCAAGAACAACATTTATGGTACACACGTGCTATTAGAGGCTTGCAAAGTTACTGGTCAGATCAGAAGGTTTATCCATGTCAGCACGGATGAGGTTTATGGGGAGACTGATGAGGATGCCGTTGTGGGAAACCATGAAGCCTCACAACTCCTTCCTACGAACCCATATTCAGCCACAAAAGCTGGTGCTGAAATGCTTGTTATGGCATATGGGAGATCATATGGATTGCCTGTTATAACCACTAGAGGGAATAATGTGTATGGTCCCAATCAATTTCCTGAGAAGTTAATCCCAAAGTTTATCAATCTAGCCATGAGGGGGAAGCCTCTTCCTATTCACGGAGATGGTTCAAATGTTAGAAGTTATTTGTACTGTGAGGATGTTGCTGAGGCTTTCGAGGTTGTTCTTCACCGAGGAGAGGTTGGTCATGTTTATAACATTGGAACTAAGAAAGAGAGGAGGGTGATTGATGTTGCCAAAGATCTATGCAAGCTTTTTAACAAGGATCCAGATGCAAGCATTCAGTTTGTGGAGAACAGGCCCTTCAATGACCAGAGGTATTTTCTAGACGATCAGAAGTTGAAGAACTTGGGTTGGTCAGAGAGGACCACGTGGGAAGAGGGTCTGAAAAAAACCATGGACTGGTATATCAGTAATCCTGATTGGTGGGGAGATGTCTCTGGAGCATTGCTTCCCCATCCTAGAATGCTGATGATGCCTGGTGGGGTAGAGAGAGGAGCTGAAAAAGATGACTCGGGATCATCTGAGTGCTCTGGAAACTCCAACCAGACCCGGATGGTAGTTCCAGCTTCCAAGATCGGCAACCCCCCTAATAAATCACCTTATAAGTTTTTGATTTATGGTAGGACTGGTTGGATTGGTGGTCTGCTAGGCAAGCTTTGTGAGAAACAGGGAATTCCTTATGAGTATGGAAGGGGACGTCTGCAGGATCGCTCACAACTTTTGGCAGACATTCACGCTGTCAAGCCCACACATGTATTCAATGCTGCTGGTGTCACCGGTAGACCTAATGTTGATTGGTGTgagagtcataaaactgaaacAATTCGTACAAATGTTGCTGGAACTCTAAACTTGGCTGATGTTTGTAAAGAGCATGGTTTACTGATGATGAATTTTGCCACTGGTTGCATATTTGAATATGATGCTGCACACCCAGAAGGTTCTGGTATTGGATTCAAAGAGGAAGACATGCCCAATTTCGCTGGTTCTTTCTATTCAAAGACCAAGGCTATGGTAG AAGAGTTGTTGAAAGAATACGAGAATGTTTGCACCCTCAGAGTCCGGATGCCAATATCTTCAGACCTCAGCAACCCCCGTAATTTCATTACCAAGATTAGTCGCTACAATAAGGTGGTCAATATTCCCAACAGCATGACGATTTTGGATGAGCTTCTTCCAATTTCAATTGAGATGGCAAAGCGTAATCTCAGGGGCATATGGAATTTCACAAACCCCGGTGTTGTGAGCCATAATGAGATTTTGGAGATGTACAAGAAATATATAAATCCAGAATTTACATGGGCCAACTTCACGTTGGAAGAACAGGCTAAGGTAATTGTTGCAGCTCGCAGTAACAATGAGATGGATGCTTCAAAGTTGAAAAAGGAGTTCCCTGAGTTGCTGCCAATCAAAGAATCATTGGTCAAATATGTATTTGAACCAAATAGAAAAACTGCTGCATAA